In Gimesia panareensis, the genomic window CAGACGGTCAGGGGGCGTGCCGGGTTCAATCAGCTTCAGAAACCGCTGCGTCAGGACGAACGTCTTCCCACATCCGGCACCGGCTGAGAGCGCAATCGAAACATCGCGCGGGTTGATCGCCGCAGCCTGCTGCTCGGTATATGTGGGTTGATTCGACATGATCTGAAACTAAGCTTCCTCTGTTGATTCTGATTCGGCATCCGGCCCGGGAACATGGAGCAGATCGATTTCTTTCCCCAGGCTCTCGCGATAACTTTCCACTTGCGAAATCCGGCAGACCGACAGGAATGCCGGATCGAGATGTGATACTCCCTGATCGACCTGGACAGGAAACACTCCCTGACGAATTAAATCTGCCAGATGCGGAACCAGTACTTCCAGTGTCGATTCCAGCAGCTCCAGATCTTCACCAGACAGGGGTTCAATCTGTTTTTTGCGATACGAATGCAGGGGCATCACAAAGCCGGTCTCCTGGATTTTCCAGTATCCCAGGTGGAACGGTTCAGCGTCGGCATCGATCATTTCCAGCCGACGCGCCGCAATAAGATACAGCGCCAGCTGCAGCTTTTTCCCGGTACGGATTTCCTTTGCGGAGGGCACGGAACGCCCTGTTTTATAGTCAATAATGTTGAAATATTTCTGGCCGTTGATACTGCCCAGATCGATCCGGTCAATCTGACCACGAATACGGGTCTCCTGCACGCCTTCGCCGAGTGTAAGATACTGGTATTGCTGTTGACTGGAATCAGGTTCGCCAGGAACTTCGCCAAACGGAACCTCCCTGCCAACCACCGCGGGCACCCGATCCCAGAGTTCATCAAACTGACGGGCATAGGTTTCTGACTGCTCGGCAAACAGGCTGCCCCAGTCTTCCAGAATCTGCTTCTCAATTTTCGTAAGAACCTGCTGCAACCTGGTCCCCACAAAATCATCGGCGATCCGCTGCTCCAGAAGTTCGTGAAACAGGCTTTCGACCTGTGCAGCTGCATATAACTGGTCACGGTCCCCCTGTTCCTGCAACAGCTCTATCAGTCTGGTCAGGATGCTGTGAACATGAATCCCGCGTTTAAGATAGTTCGTCCGCAGTTCGGGAGGTTCGGGGACTTCGATTCCCAGAACGCTCTGGGCAAAGAACTGATAGGGGCAGGCCAGGTACAGTTCCAGTTGTGTGGTACTGAATTCATATTCCCGGGGGAACCGCTCCCGGATGGCCCGTTGACTGGCGGGCGAAGTCAGCATGCCTTCATATTCGGTAAACCCGGGCTGTTCAAAGCGGGCTACCGCCATTTCTGTCGCCGCCAGAATGTTCCGCACGGTCGCTTGCAGATCCTCGTCCTGAAAGACATTCAGAAACAGTCCCGGTCGGCCCTGTTTAAGTTGATCGATGGCCAGGATCCGTAAATCGCGGCGGGACAGAGTCTGTTCCGGACGAGGGAGCGGATTCAGCTCGCCCGCCTGCTTGACATGCAGGGCCTGCGGTTCAAATAGATCAATCAGCGTCGTCAGATACGGGCTGGGAAACAGCGGCTGGCCGGTAGCGCTGATTGCGGGATAGCTCAGGATCAACTGTTGTGAGAACCGCGTCATGACCTCATAAAACAACAACATTTCTTCCTGCTGTTGATTGGCGTGCAGCTTCAGAGTGAGCCCCTGCTGGTTGAGTGCCCCCCGGTCCTTTTCTCCATACAGGCAGTCTTCGCGATGTCCACGGGGGAAGCTGGCTTCGCTCAAGCCTCCCACCAGTAGATAAGGGATATTCAGGTTTCTCAGCTGAGAGGCATCCAGCACTTTGACACGCCCGGCTTCCTCCGGTTGCAGAGAAATTGTCTGCTGTTCGAGCAGATCCAGCAGCAGGCTGCGAAAACCGGCCAGATCCAGAGGCGGGGCCTGTTTCTGGTGGAACGCTTCAATTCGTTCGACTTCCGCCACGGCATGAAACAGCAGCTGTTGAAACCGTTCCCAGACCTGCCTGTCCCGTTTCGCCAGCGGGTCCGTATCCGGATCCGCATCAGCCCAGGTTCCCGGTAATCCAAATTCGTTCGCCAGCGAAATCAGGATTTCAATCCAGGTCACAAACAGTTCCCTGCCCGACAGCCGTTTTGTCTCGGTGAACAGTCGCTGCGCCAGCTGAAACGCAGATCTCAGTTCCTGTGCCGCCGCTTTTCGATCCAGGCGGTCTGGATAGCGGGCGCTGATCTCGGCCGCTTTGTGACTCTCGTTTTCGAGCGCATGCAGGATGTCTGCTTTGCCGGAATCAATTTTGAGCTGTCTTAAGACACGCGACAACGAGCGAACCGCCTGACCGCCCTGATACTCGGGCCAGTGGGGCGTAAAGTAACTGGAATCCAGCACCGACATCAGGCTGTCAAAGGACCAGTTTTCAATTTCGAGTTGCAGGAAGGCAAAAATCGCACGCACCACGGAGAAACGGGAAAATGTCTGCTCCTGTCCCAGAAAACAGGGAATCCCGGCTGCAGTCAGGGTTTCATCAATCAGATCTCCATACTCCAGTGTCGAGCGGAATGCAAGGGTGATGTCCTCGGGTAAAACGCCTTCGCGTAACAGCCGTTTGATTTCTCCCGCGAGGACTTCCAGCTCATTACGCTGACCGGCAACTGCAATTACTTTAAGCTGACCTGCTTCTGGCGAGGGAACAATTTCGCGCGGATTTGCAAACAGCTGCTGGCTGATCTGGCTGCGTGCGGTGTTCGATGACGCCTGATCAAAATAGACAGTGGAAACACGACCGGGCAGACGCGTTTCCAGAATCTGTCGGGCAACCAATGATTTTGCGAACAGATCACCGCGTCGTGTTTCCTGTTCGAGTGGCAGCGAAATACAAAGCTTTTTAGTCCGTGCTGCCAGCAGTTCCAGAATCTCGTACTGCGTGTATGTGAAATCAGCAAAGCCATCCAGAACGATCAGATCAAATTCGCTCAAAGGTCCCCACATTCCGTCCTGCAGTGCCGTGCGGGCTGACCAGAAACGACCTTCCGAATCGTAGCGCCGCATCTCGTGCAGGGCGACCTGGTAGCGACGGTAAATCAGGGAAAGCTCCTGGTCCTTCTGCTGGGAGTCGGAACCGATTTGTCCGCAGGCTCGGGAAAAATCTTCCGGCCAGATTTCTTCCCGTTTCAGTTCCGAGATGAAGCTGGAGATCAGATCCAGAAACCCGGAAGATCCCGCAATGGATCCGAAATAGCTGATCTGTCCCGCTGAAATCAAATCATCGACAATACTCCGCAGCAGGTACCGTTTGGAGAGTTCCGGCAGAGTCTGGATCGGTTCATCCAATGACTTGAGGATCGTCTCTGCAAAGGCCTCAAACGTATAAACATTGGGGGCGAAGCAGATCGGTAGATCCGGCCCGGGCAGGCGATCCAGCACCTGTCGCCTGGAACGGATCGTGGGGGACAGCCAGAGCGTCTTTCCCGGGCATTGGCGTTCCAGTCCCGACTGCAGTGCACGCCGGTACTCATCCAGCAAATGGTCTGTTTTACCGGAACCCGCGGTTCCTGTCAGAATTTGAACTTCGGGTTGCATCTGGCGTCGCCCGGTGGAAACAAATATGAAAAACGAAGGGATTTTCTCTGCACTGTATCCGTCTGCTCCCCAGAATTCAATTTCATTCGGTTTTCCTCAAGAAAAGGGTTTTCAGGGCATTGGGGCCAGAGCAAATCTTGCCACTGGTTTCCAGATCGCCTACACTAATAGGGAAGCAAATAAAGATCCGCCGCGATACGACACCCACAAAACACATTTCAACTTCCTGAAATCTTTATTTCTGCCTGGTTTGAGTTGTGTTCTGTCATTCTCATAAGGAATCATCCATGCCTAAATTCCGCTTGATCAGTTTGTGCCTCTTACTTGCCCTGATGGTTTCGTCCCCCCTGCAATCATTCTCTTATGCGGATGAAAAAGAAAAGGACGAAGATTACTACCAGATGATGAAGCTGTTTGCAGACACGTATGAGCAGATTGAACGCAACTACGTCAAAGACATCGACCGCCGGGTGCTGCTCGAAGCGGCCATCCGGGGTATGGTTCAGGAACTGGATCAGTATTCCAGTTATATCAGCCCCAAAGATCTCTCCCGTTTTAATCAGGTCGTCGAGCAGGAATTCGGCGGAATCGGGATTCAGGTTCACATCGATGATCAGAACGGTCGGCTGACCGTGATGACGCCGCTGCCGGGCACCCCCGCCTACAAAGCGGGTATCCGGGCGGGTGATATTATCGACTCGATTGAAGGTAAATCGACCAAGGGCTTCACCCTTTCCCAGGCGATTAAAATCCTGAAGGGCCGCGAAGGGGAAAAAGTGAAAATGGCCGTCATTCACAAAGGGACTAATAAATCCATCCCTCTCACCGTGCAACGTGAGATTATCCATGTCGCGACTGTCCTGGGCGATACCTACAAAGAGGATGATTCCTGGGACTATATGTACGACAAAAAGGCGAAAATCGGCTATATCCGCCTGACCCACTTCAGTCGGCACAGTGCAGAGGAATTACGGGCTGCTATCGAAGACCTGGAAAAACAGGGGTTGAAAGGCCTGATCCTCGATCTGCGTTTCAATCCCGGTGGTCTGCTTTCTCAGGCAACGGAAATTTCGGATATGTTTATCGAATCCGGAAAGATTGTCAGCACGGAAGGTCGCAACAGCCGGAACCGGAAATGGGAAGCCACCTCGGATAACACCTTCAAAGATTTTCCGATGGCGATTCTGGTGAACCGGTATTCGGCCTCGGCCAGTGAAATCGTCTCAGCCTGTCTGCAGGACCACAAGCGGGCTGTCATCATTGGTGAACGAACCTGGGGTAAAGGCAGCGTCCAGAATGTGATCGAACTGGAAGATGGTGACAGTGCTTTGAAACTGACCACTGCCAGCTATCACCGCCCCAGCGGCAAAAATATTCATCGTTTCCCGGGAGCCAAAGATACCGATGTCTGGGGTGTGACCCCCAACGAAGGCTATCGCCTGCGACTGACAGACGACGAAATGGAAACACTGGGGGAATACCGCCGCAATCGGGACATTCTGGATCACACTGCAAAACTGGATACGGAATTCAAAGATAAGCAGTTGAATCTGGCTCTGGACTACATCAAGGAACAGCTGAGCGGCAAAGGAAAACCGGCTGACAAAGAAGCGGATAAAAAGGCCGAAAAGAAACCGGCTGCCAAGGAAGAAAAACCCGCCAAAAAAGCAGCCGTGGTTCCTGCCCCCGCCGGAAATCCCCTGGTGATTCGGACCACCTGATCTTATTTGAATCCGTCTCAACAAAATCTCATCGACACAGCGGAAAGCGATTTGGAGAGTCTGGTTGACTCCACCGATCGCTTTCCTTTTTTCTCTTAACGCCCCCCTATGAGCTCCTCAAACGAATACCTGCTGGCAATCGAATCTTCGTGCGATGAGACTGCAGCCGCAGTCATTACGCGTGACATGCGGATTCTGTCCAATGTCGTTTCATCACAAACAGATCTGCATGAAAAGTTTGGGGGCGTGGTTCCGGAAATCGCCTCCCGGGCTCACCTGGAACGCATTCTACCTGTCATTGATGACGCCTTAAAACAGGCAGATATTGAACTGCATCAATTATCCGCGATCGCGGTCGCCACGGAACCCGGACTCGTCGGCTCGTTGCTGATTGGTTTAACTGCTGCCAAAACGCTGGCGATGACCCTCGATCTCCCCCTGATCGCCGTCAATCATATTGAAGGGCATCTGTTCGCCTGTCAGATGCAGGAAGACCGGCGTCTATTCCCGGGCATCGGCCTGGTTGTGAGCGGGGGGCACACTAACCTCTATCACTGTTCGGAAACATTCGATTTCGAATTGATTGGGGCGACCATTGATGACGCCGCCGGCGAAGCCTTTGATAAAGTCGCGAAAATTCTGGGACTCTCGTATCCCGGGGGGCCATCGATTCAAACAGCGGCACAACAAGGCGATCCACGTGCGTTCGCATTTCCCCGCACGTTCCTGAAAGATCCGGAACTGCGTTTCAGCTTCAGTGGTCTGAAAACGGCCGTGCTGTATGCGGCCCAGGGAAATCCGGGTGCAAAACAGCAGCCTCCTCCACTGGATGAACAACGGATCGCAGATCTGGCGGCCAGTTTCCAGGAGACCGTGGTGGATGTTCTGGTCGGAAAATGCCGGCAGGCCATCGAACGCTATGGCTATGAAACTCTCTGTGTAGGGGGCGGTGTCGCCGCGAATTCCCTGCTACGCGAACGGCTGGCTGAAATGACTCAGAAGGCAGGCATCCAGCTCAGTGTGGCGCCTCCTGATTTATGCACCGACAATGCCGCCATGGCGGCGATTGCCTGGTATCACCTGGATCGGGGCCGGGTCGCGGATCTGGACCTGGATGTCACTCCCGGGCTGGTCCGATAAAGGGGTTGTCCCTGATTTCAAGGGCGCAAAAAGCTGAACGTGAAAATGTCGGTCACATTCGTGAACTGTGGGGAGAGAGACAGTCGCACATAACGCCGGTCAGGTGACACCACTGCTGCCCCGGTCAGACTGATCCCCTCGGGTATGACTGTGATGACAGGCTGGTAGGCAACACCACCCACATTCTGGACGCCGGTCACCAGAGGCACCTGTCGACCATTTGAAATCCCCGCCTGCCGGGAAACCCGAAAGCTGTTTAACGATTCACGTCCACCTGGATTCACAGGACGAGCGGAGACAAAATGCTTGAGGGCGGGCAGCAGACTGCTGTTTTTCTGGGAATTCTGAGGGGCTTCTGATTTTTGATTGCGACGCCCTTTCTCCAGGTCAATGCGGATCAGTCGATCTTCCTTCGCAAGAGGAACAATCATCGATTGTACTACTGGATGATCCGAACCCTGATAACGCGTCACTTTCAGTTTCGCACGTTGACCGACGATATTCCCCGAGACGTAGCGGACGCGCACCGTGTAGGTCCCTGGAAATCCATGGGCACATAGATACTCTTCATGGCAGTTCTCCTGTTTGGGACCGTAGCCGTCATTCAGAAGCACGCCCCCACCCGCCGTCAAAGGCGACTCAAAGGAACAGACTGTGCCCCTGGGTTCTTCCACGATCAGATCCAGATCTCCATCACCATTCCAGGTCAGCTCCAGTTTCAGGTCGCGCTCAAGTGACTGACTGCGGGCAGCCTGAACCCGTTCTGCTTCTGCCTGTCGACCTGCTTTCTTAAAGGACTGCTCCAGATTTGCCAGGGCATTCAGGGCTTTTTCGTGCCATTGCTCATAATCCTTGATCCAGACATGCGTCAGTATACCCGTGGCTGCCCAGAGGATACCTTCCGCGTCTTTCAGCTTCTCTGCCAGCCGTAATCCCATGATGTAGGGTTCGGGGCGATCGGGCTGTAGCGCTGCGGCCTGCTGATAAAGTTTGAGCGCCTGCTGCTCGGCTTTGAACCGGGTCAGATAAGCGGCAGAGTAAACCATGCTGGGTACGTCTGCTGCAGAGAAATCGAGTCGGGAGAGCAGAACACGTTCAATCTCCGGCTGAGGACGACCGAGGATCTCCATCGTCAAAGCCAGGACATCATACATCCACGGTTGTGACTGGTTATGGATCAGCGCGGCATTGATGGCTGCAATCACATGTTCGTGTTTACCCGACTGATGCAGATTGAAAATCAGATCGTTAACCAGCTCAGGCTTGGGTTTGCGTTTGGAGAAATAGTCATTCCAGAACTGGGCAGGATCTTTAATATCTGCGGTCAGAGGTGCCTGGAACTCATTCCGGGAGGGGGCATCAGTACCAACAGAAACGGAGCCCTTCCCGGAAGAAGGACTCCGCTTTGTTAATTTGGATTGTCGGGGAGAACCGGGCAGTGCCGATTTCCCTTTTACTTGACCATTACTGGTTTTTTTTTGAGTTGTTTAATCGTGCTGTTGTTGAACTCAAAAGGATTATCCTGAACCTGAAACTGCGCCGGCTTTGACTTGATTTCAGACTCACCCAGAATTCCATCCAGGATGGCATTCATTTCGGCATCCTGAATTGGTTTGATCTCTGCTTTCTGCGGAGCAGCTTTTCCTTTTTGAGCAGGTTTGGTCTGTGACTTCTGTTGGGGCGGAGTGCTGTTCATCATCAGCAGTTCCGGAGCCACATTGAAGAAGCCCTGGCCGCCACCACCACCGCCGAAGCCGCCACCACCGCCGCCGAAGCCGCCACCGCCGCCGCCGAAGCCGCCGCCACCAAAGCCGCCGCCACCGCCGCCGCCGATGCCACCCTGCTGACCACCAAAGCCACCACGGCTACTTCCGACAGATCGCTGCTGGGTCGAGACAGAGATAACCAGGTCACCCACAGGATAGACACGAGTACTGTAGATCTCTTCAGCCTTGGCACTGGTTGTGATTTTCATCACTTCATCTTCGACAACATAAGTCAGGCCGATCGGCTTGAGGATAATGTTTAAGGCACTTTTAAATTTGATTCCAGTCAACGAAACATTGACGGGCTCATCAGGAGTCAAACCTTCTTCACCCAGATCATTGGAATTAATCAGGATCGTAATATTGTGCAGTTCAGAGAAATACGTCATGACTTCAGACAACGGAATGTCCGGGAAGTTGGCTTCGGTCTCTTTCTGCAGTTCTTCAAAAATACGCTGTTCAGCCGGGCTGTTCTGGTGCAGGTCCACTGCGGCCCATTTCTTACGACGTTCAGTCAGACTGGTCCAGACCGGCGCGGATGGCCAGCGAACCGGCGGCTCATCCGGAAATGGAACGTGTGAGAGTTCAACCTGGTACAGAGTTTCCAGGAAGCGGTCAGCACGCAGCGAACGCATGCGGAAGACTTTATCCAGCTGTCCGGCTGCTTCCGAAGTAAACAGAGCTGCGGTCGCAGGACCATTACCTGGCTCCATGTTGACAGCCACACGAGAAACGGCTTCCGCCTCTTCGTAGGCATCGCTGTTACCATGTTTTCCATCCTGGATCAGTGAACGAACACGGTCGATCAACTGTTCCAGTTTTTCGTCTTCCAGCAGTACCTGATCCACCAGACGTTTCTGCTGTTCCAGTTGAGCAATCTGCTGTTGCTGACGAATCCGACGTGTTTCAGCGACTTCCATCTGGCTGCGAACATCGACCATCATGTTATTCAGACGACGTTCAAGCTGCTGACGGAGATCGAGATCGATGTCAGAGGTTGATTTCAGAAAATTCAAGGATCGC contains:
- the tsaD gene encoding tRNA (adenosine(37)-N6)-threonylcarbamoyltransferase complex transferase subunit TsaD, whose product is MSSSNEYLLAIESSCDETAAAVITRDMRILSNVVSSQTDLHEKFGGVVPEIASRAHLERILPVIDDALKQADIELHQLSAIAVATEPGLVGSLLIGLTAAKTLAMTLDLPLIAVNHIEGHLFACQMQEDRRLFPGIGLVVSGGHTNLYHCSETFDFELIGATIDDAAGEAFDKVAKILGLSYPGGPSIQTAAQQGDPRAFAFPRTFLKDPELRFSFSGLKTAVLYAAQGNPGAKQQPPPLDEQRIADLAASFQETVVDVLVGKCRQAIERYGYETLCVGGGVAANSLLRERLAEMTQKAGIQLSVAPPDLCTDNAAMAAIAWYHLDRGRVADLDLDVTPGLVR
- a CDS encoding YfaP family protein, producing the protein MIAAINAALIHNQSQPWMYDVLALTMEILGRPQPEIERVLLSRLDFSAADVPSMVYSAAYLTRFKAEQQALKLYQQAAALQPDRPEPYIMGLRLAEKLKDAEGILWAATGILTHVWIKDYEQWHEKALNALANLEQSFKKAGRQAEAERVQAARSQSLERDLKLELTWNGDGDLDLIVEEPRGTVCSFESPLTAGGGVLLNDGYGPKQENCHEEYLCAHGFPGTYTVRVRYVSGNIVGQRAKLKVTRYQGSDHPVVQSMIVPLAKEDRLIRIDLEKGRRNQKSEAPQNSQKNSSLLPALKHFVSARPVNPGGRESLNSFRVSRQAGISNGRQVPLVTGVQNVGGVAYQPVITVIPEGISLTGAAVVSPDRRYVRLSLSPQFTNVTDIFTFSFLRP
- a CDS encoding S41 family peptidase; the encoded protein is MPKFRLISLCLLLALMVSSPLQSFSYADEKEKDEDYYQMMKLFADTYEQIERNYVKDIDRRVLLEAAIRGMVQELDQYSSYISPKDLSRFNQVVEQEFGGIGIQVHIDDQNGRLTVMTPLPGTPAYKAGIRAGDIIDSIEGKSTKGFTLSQAIKILKGREGEKVKMAVIHKGTNKSIPLTVQREIIHVATVLGDTYKEDDSWDYMYDKKAKIGYIRLTHFSRHSAEELRAAIEDLEKQGLKGLILDLRFNPGGLLSQATEISDMFIESGKIVSTEGRNSRNRKWEATSDNTFKDFPMAILVNRYSASASEIVSACLQDHKRAVIIGERTWGKGSVQNVIELEDGDSALKLTTASYHRPSGKNIHRFPGAKDTDVWGVTPNEGYRLRLTDDEMETLGEYRRNRDILDHTAKLDTEFKDKQLNLALDYIKEQLSGKGKPADKEADKKAEKKPAAKEEKPAKKAAVVPAPAGNPLVIRTT
- a CDS encoding PD-(D/E)XK nuclease family protein codes for the protein MQPEVQILTGTAGSGKTDHLLDEYRRALQSGLERQCPGKTLWLSPTIRSRRQVLDRLPGPDLPICFAPNVYTFEAFAETILKSLDEPIQTLPELSKRYLLRSIVDDLISAGQISYFGSIAGSSGFLDLISSFISELKREEIWPEDFSRACGQIGSDSQQKDQELSLIYRRYQVALHEMRRYDSEGRFWSARTALQDGMWGPLSEFDLIVLDGFADFTYTQYEILELLAARTKKLCISLPLEQETRRGDLFAKSLVARQILETRLPGRVSTVYFDQASSNTARSQISQQLFANPREIVPSPEAGQLKVIAVAGQRNELEVLAGEIKRLLREGVLPEDITLAFRSTLEYGDLIDETLTAAGIPCFLGQEQTFSRFSVVRAIFAFLQLEIENWSFDSLMSVLDSSYFTPHWPEYQGGQAVRSLSRVLRQLKIDSGKADILHALENESHKAAEISARYPDRLDRKAAAQELRSAFQLAQRLFTETKRLSGRELFVTWIEILISLANEFGLPGTWADADPDTDPLAKRDRQVWERFQQLLFHAVAEVERIEAFHQKQAPPLDLAGFRSLLLDLLEQQTISLQPEEAGRVKVLDASQLRNLNIPYLLVGGLSEASFPRGHREDCLYGEKDRGALNQQGLTLKLHANQQQEEMLLFYEVMTRFSQQLILSYPAISATGQPLFPSPYLTTLIDLFEPQALHVKQAGELNPLPRPEQTLSRRDLRILAIDQLKQGRPGLFLNVFQDEDLQATVRNILAATEMAVARFEQPGFTEYEGMLTSPASQRAIRERFPREYEFSTTQLELYLACPYQFFAQSVLGIEVPEPPELRTNYLKRGIHVHSILTRLIELLQEQGDRDQLYAAAQVESLFHELLEQRIADDFVGTRLQQVLTKIEKQILEDWGSLFAEQSETYARQFDELWDRVPAVVGREVPFGEVPGEPDSSQQQYQYLTLGEGVQETRIRGQIDRIDLGSINGQKYFNIIDYKTGRSVPSAKEIRTGKKLQLALYLIAARRLEMIDADAEPFHLGYWKIQETGFVMPLHSYRKKQIEPLSGEDLELLESTLEVLVPHLADLIRQGVFPVQVDQGVSHLDPAFLSVCRISQVESYRESLGKEIDLLHVPGPDAESESTEEA